The Parabacteroides timonensis sequence ATTTGCAAAATTCGCTACGGCACTGGCTGTGGCCAAGTTTATGAATTCCTATGGTTTTAAATTGACGACTCCGAAGAATTTCGGGATAACTCTTTTGATCGTTTTCTTACCGATGATCTGCATTATTTTGCAGAAGGAAACAGGCTCCGCCCTGGTGTATCTGGCCTTTTTCCTGATGCTGTATCGTGAAGGAATGTCTGGGTATATATTATTATCGGGAGTCTGTGCAGTGATTTTCTTTGTTACAACCATGAAGTTTTCGGAGGTTGTTCTCGGAGCTACGCAGATGGGAGAGCTGATCGTGTCATCCATCATCCTGTTTATTACATATATTTTGGTGACGGTAGTTCGCCGGGACAGGACGGCCCTGCTCGTGATGTTGAGCGGTACGGCGATAGCTTATCTGGGAGGATATATCGTGTCGTTATTCGTTCCTGTCAATTTTGCTTGGATAGCTATGGGGTTGGTAGGGCTGGCGGTTATCTATCTTATCTATTTGTCTGTGAGGAACTGGGTATGGCATTATGCTTTGATAGCTAGCTTTGCCTTGGGGTCATTGGCCTTTATGTACTCGGTAGATTATGTTTTCGATAATATACTGGAACCGCATCAACAGATACGCATAAAAGTCTCTTTGGGACTGGAAGATGATCCGAGCGGTGCCGGATATAATGTAAATCAATCGAAGATCGCTATCGGTTCGGGGGGATTGACCGGCAAAGGATTCCTCAATGGGACGCAGACGAAATTAAAGTATGTACCGGAACAGGATACCGACTTTATCTTTTGTACGGTCGGAGAGGAGCAGGGCTTTATTGGTTCTACAGCCGTATTGATCTTGTTCGGTATATTTATTATCCGGTTAATTATGCTTTCCGAAAGACAGAATAGTACATTTAACCGGGTTTATGGATACAGCGTAGCCTCCATCTTTATTTTTCACCTGGCTATTAATGTAGGGATGGTGACCGGGTTGACTCCGGTAATCGGTATTCCACTACCATTCTTCAGCTATGGAGGCTCCTCTTTGCTTGGATTTACGATTCTGTTATTTATCTTTCTTCGCCTGGATGCTTCCCGTAGAGAACGATGATTATTTTGCTTTCTCTACGCGGAAACCTATTTCCTGGATTCCTTTCAATGTACTGTCTCGCATTCCCTGGCGGAAACTGAAGGTGTACATTCCCGGATGTTCGAATGTATATTTCTCCCGTATGGGAAAGCTAGATTGAAATAAAGAAATACCATGTCCGTACCACTTCCCGAACTCGTCTGCCAATACGCATTCTATGGTATCCCGTTTAAGAGGGCCTATCGGTTGTTCTTCGTTGCAGAATAACCAAAGGTTCTGGTAAGGATACATATTATTATTACGTACCTCGAGCGTAAGATTGTAAGGACAGGAAATGTCGTCTACCTGAAAAGAGAAATAGTATTCCTTATCCTTCTCCCACGCTGTATTATCAATGGCCTGGTACTGGTCGTACAAGGCCTGTTGATCGCAGGAGAAGCATAAGAATGTAAATAGAACGACAATGAGTCCTTTAAGCTTCGGGCTTATTCTCCGGTTTATTTGCCGGTTTAGCTGGTTGCTGAGGTTTGTCATTATTCGCAGGCTTGTCATTATTTCCTTTAGGCTTTTGTTTGTTTCTGTTATTCCGGTTGTTATTATTGTTGTTGCGGTTGTTGTTGCCGTTATTGTTTCCTCCGCCTTTGTTACCGTTATTGTTGTTACCGGAATTCCTGTTGTTGTCGTTGCCGGGTTGCTTTTCTCCATTTCCGGGACGATTGTTTGCCGGCCGAGCATTTACTATCGGTTTGTTATTTCCGTTTTCATTATTAGCCGAGGCATTGTTATTGGCCGGAGCGTTGTTATTGCTGCCACCATTGCCACCGCCGTTATTTCCCGACGGACGTTTTTTCTTCTTTTTCTTAACAGAATCGAAGCGGGTAACACTGTCCTGACCGAGAATATCCTGTGCGTCGCGTTTAGGCGGTTGCGGTTTCGTGTCGGCTTCCAATGTAACCGGTTTACTTCCTTTCTTATTCATGTTGATCACATCGAACGCACGGTCGGCTGATATGGTAACCAGGTTTGCAGCAAACGACTTATCTGTAGAATAAGTGATCTCACGTTTGAAGATATCTGTTTTGAAATGATAGTAGTTGTTGTCTTTCGTTTCCAGAACGATCTCCCTGGAAGGTAAACGCTTCTGTGCTTCCACGTAAGCATCCACTTCATAGTTGATGCAACATTTCAATTTGGCACATTGTCCGGCCAGCTTCTGAGGGTTCATGGATATATCCT is a genomic window containing:
- the rodA gene encoding rod shape-determining protein RodA, which translates into the protein MGYRKTEIWKTVDWFTILLYILMVVAGWFTICGASFEFDSVGLFDISGRPGSQLMWIGICMAVVFIILMLESDFFDVFAYLIYAAIIVLLIATIFLAPDIKGSHSWLKFGSFRIQPAEFAKFATALAVAKFMNSYGFKLTTPKNFGITLLIVFLPMICIILQKETGSALVYLAFFLMLYREGMSGYILLSGVCAVIFFVTTMKFSEVVLGATQMGELIVSSIILFITYILVTVVRRDRTALLVMLSGTAIAYLGGYIVSLFVPVNFAWIAMGLVGLAVIYLIYLSVRNWVWHYALIASFALGSLAFMYSVDYVFDNILEPHQQIRIKVSLGLEDDPSGAGYNVNQSKIAIGSGGLTGKGFLNGTQTKLKYVPEQDTDFIFCTVGEEQGFIGSTAVLILFGIFIIRLIMLSERQNSTFNRVYGYSVASIFIFHLAINVGMVTGLTPVIGIPLPFFSYGGSSLLGFTILLFIFLRLDASRRER
- the gldH gene encoding gliding motility lipoprotein GldH yields the protein MTNLSNQLNRQINRRISPKLKGLIVVLFTFLCFSCDQQALYDQYQAIDNTAWEKDKEYYFSFQVDDISCPYNLTLEVRNNNMYPYQNLWLFCNEEQPIGPLKRDTIECVLADEFGKWYGHGISLFQSSFPIREKYTFEHPGMYTFSFRQGMRDSTLKGIQEIGFRVEKAK
- a CDS encoding PSP1 domain-containing protein; translated protein: MDFKLNTGGCCMGKKGCSKIQNNKLNTYDWLCDVPDAENATDYVEVQFKNTRKGYFLNSSKIPLEKGDMVAVEASPGHDIGTVTLTGKLVLLQMKKNNVRTGEGYEPKKVYRKAKPTDIEKYEEAKAKEHATMIRSRQIAADLGLNMKIGDVEYQGDGNKAIFYYIADERVDFRQLIKVLAEAFRVRIEMKQIGARQEAGRIGGIGPCGRELCCSSWMTSFVSVATGAARYQDISMNPQKLAGQCAKLKCCINYEVDAYVEAQKRLPSREIVLETKDNNYYHFKTDIFKREITYSTDKSFAANLVTISADRAFDVINMNKKGSKPVTLEADTKPQPPKRDAQDILGQDSVTRFDSVKKKKKKRPSGNNGGGNGGSNNNAPANNNASANNENGNNKPIVNARPANNRPGNGEKQPGNDNNRNSGNNNNGNKGGGNNNGNNNRNNNNNNRNNRNKQKPKGNNDKPANNDKPQQPAKPANKPENKPEA